In Acanthopagrus latus isolate v.2019 chromosome 16, fAcaLat1.1, whole genome shotgun sequence, one DNA window encodes the following:
- the LOC119004786 gene encoding fibroblast growth factor receptor-like 1, which translates to MKMDSVGILKIVLLVFLAVLLTDCARGPPRVSEKVVHRQSARLGSAIKLPCPVEGDPPPLIMWTKDGRNIHSGWIRFRILRVGLKIKEVEADDTGTYICKATNGFGSVNINYTLIVIDDSGSDKSAPGAAGGAESDLGTDGLSEKFVRPCFTQPAKMRNRVIARPEGSSLRLKCMASGNPRPDIVWLKDDRPLTEQEVGEGRQKKWTLSLRNLTPEQSGRYTCRVSNRAGEINATYKVDVVQRSNCKPVLTGTHPVNTTVDYGGTTSFQCKVRSDVKPVIQWLKRVETNEESRYNSTIEVGDHRFVVLPTGEVWSRPDGSYLNKLLITRAKEEDAGMYICLGANTMGYSFRSAFLTVLPDTKPPITPIFSPASNSLPWPVIIGIPAGIVFIFGTVLLWFCQSRKHCPPPSPPAAAAQVLHGSHRLPYRERDRGYAAPSSSSSSPEKDCMSSMNYEEYLAQQQLLLAQGGPTIPPKIYPKIYTDIHTHTHSHVDGKVHQHQHIHFQC; encoded by the exons GACCTCCACGGGTGTCTGAGAAGGTTGTTCACAGACAGTCCGCCCGGCTCGGGAGTGCCATTAAGCTGCCGTGTCCAGTAGAAGGAGACCCTCCACCCCTCATTATGTGGACCAAAGATGGGCGCAACATCCACAGCGGCTGGATCCGTTTCCGTATCCTCCGCGTGGGCCTGAAGATCAAGGAGGTGGAGGCGGACGACACGGGTACCTACATCTGTAAAGCCACCAACGGCTTTGGTAGCGTTAACATCAACTACACCCTCATCGTCATCG ATGACTCAGGTTCTGATAAATCTGCACCCGGGGCAGCTGGCGGAGCAGAGTCTGACCTGGGCACTGATGGCTTGTCAGAAAAATTTG TGCGTCCCTGCTTCACTCAGCCTGCTAAGATGAGAAATAGGGTGATAGCTCGTCCTGAGGGCAGCTCACTGCGGCTCAAGTGCATGGCCAGTGGAAATCCTCGACCGGACATCGTGTGGCTGAAGGATGACAGGCCGCTGACGGAGCAGGAGGTCGGCGAGGGCCGGCAGAAGAAGTGGACTTTGAGTCTCAGGAACCTGACGCCCGAGCAGAGCGGCAGATACACCTGCAGGGTCTCCAATCGGGCCGGGGAAATCAACGCGACGTATAAGGTCGATGTCGTAC AGAGGTCAAACTGCAAGCCTGTTTTGACGGGCACTCATCCGGTCAACACAACGGTGGACTATGGAGGCACCACGTCGTTCCAGTGCAAAGTGAGGAGCGACGTTAAGCCGGTCATTCAGTGGCTCAAACGCGTGGAGACAAACGAGGAGAGCCGCTACAACTCCACCATCGAGGTGGGAGACCACCGCTTCGTGGTGCTGCCCACGGGGGAGGTGTGGTCACGACCCGATGGCTCCTACCTCAACAAGCTGCTCATTACCCGCGCCAAGGAGGAGGACGCCGGCATGTACATCTGCTTAGGCGCCAACACCATGGGCTACAGCTTCCGCAGCGCCTTCCTCACTGTGCTGCCAG ACACGAAGCCTCCCATCACGCCCATTTTCTCACCAGCCTCCAACTCCCTCCCCTGGCCTGTCATCATTGGGATCCCAGCTGGAATAGTGTTCATCTTTGGCACCGTGCTCCTGTGGTTCTGccagagcagaaaacactgcccccCTCCCAGCCCTCCAGCTGCGGCCGCACAGGTACTGCACGGCTCCCACCGGCTGCCCTACCGAGAGCGGGACAGGGGCTACGCGGCTCCGtcgtccagctcctccagcccGGAGAAAGACTGCATGAGCTCCATGAACTATGAGGAGTACctggcacagcagcagctcctcctcgcCCAGGGAGGCCCAACGATCCCCCCTAAAATCTACCCGAAAATTTACACTGACATtcacacgcacactcactcGCACGTGGATGGAAAAGTACATCAGCAtcaacacattcattttcagtgttag